From one Rosa rugosa chromosome 4, drRosRugo1.1, whole genome shotgun sequence genomic stretch:
- the LOC133744774 gene encoding serpin-ZX-like has product MVEYRRKKTNIALGITKKLLLNEAKDSNLVCTPLSMQVVLSLLNCKTNSTFDDRALALELAARVFVDGSQKGGPRLSCANGLWVDESVHLEPSLEQAVGSAYNSALHRVDFETEYEEVRTRVNSWVEEETNGLIKAVLSRGSVNSLTRLLFANALYFKGDWAKKFDASLTKKYDFHLLNGNPVKAVPFMTSCRKWQYISEFDGFKVLKLLYRTGKDKRVYSMCLFLPDAKDGLPAMVERLSSECGLRSHIPYSKERVGEFRIPKFKFSFDFEASRVLKELGLLGGLTEEVKSRVGEPLFIPSIYQKAVIEVNEEGTEAAAVTCGIMVYAASPRPPKPKVIDFVADHPFMFMIREEVTETVLFISYVLNPLLEG; this is encoded by the coding sequence ATGGTAGAATACAggagaaagaaaacaaacatcGCACTCGGAATCACAAAGAAGCTGCTTCTGAACGAAGCCAAGGACTCAAACCTAGTGTGCACGCCGCTTTCCATGCAAGTAGTGCTCTCTCTTCTCAACTGTAAAACCAATTCCACCTTTGACGACCGTGCGTTGGCGCTCGAGCTCGCGGCTCGGGTGTTTGTAGATGGGTCCCAAAAAGGTGGGCCCCGCCTGTCATGTGCCAATGGCCTCTGGGTGGACGAGTCAGTCCATCTAGAGCCTTCTCTGGAACAGGCAGTGGGCAGTGCCTACAACTCGGCTCTGCACCGAGTGGATTTCGAAACCGAATATGAGGAAGTGAGAACTAGAGTTAATTCATGGGTGGAAGAGGAGACTAACGGCCTCATCAAAGCTGTTCTTTCTCGGGGCTCAGTAAACAGCCTAACGAGGCTCCTATTTGCAAATGCATTGTACTTCAAAGGAGATTGGGCCAAAAAGTTTGATGCATCATTGACGAAAAAGTATGACTTCCACCTTCTCAATGGGAACCCAGTTAAGGCAGTGCCCTTCATGACCAGCTGCAGGAAGTGGCAGTACATAAGTGAATTTGATGGATTCAAAGTCTTAAAACTTCTGTACCGAACAGGAAAAGACAAGCGGGTGTATTCCATGTGCTTGTTTCTTCCGGATGCAAAAGATGGTCTGCCAGCTATGGTCGAGAGACTTAGTTCTGAGTGTGGCTTAAGAAGCCACATTCCATATTCAAAAGAAAGGGTGGGTGAGTTCAGAATTCCAAAGTTCAAGTTTTCTTTTGACTTTGAAGCTTCCCGTGTTCTTAAGGAGTTGGGACTTCTGGGAGGTTTGACAGAGGAGGTGAAATCACGCGTGGGTGAGCCACTATTTATTCCCAGCATCTATCAGAAAGCCGTCATTGAAGTTAATGAGGAAGGCACCGAAGCTGCAGCTGTTACTTGCGGGATAATGGTGTATGCAGCTTCACCTCGTCCTCCTAAACCTAAAGTGATAGACTTTGTGGCTGATCACCCATTCATGTTCATGATTAGAGAAGAAGTAACGGAAACAGTTCTGTTCATTAGTTATGTGCTCAATCCACTACTTGAGGGCTGA